The genomic DNA CGGTCAGGCCGAGTTCCTCCGCGACCTCCCGACGTACGGCGTCCTCGAGCGACTCCGCGGCATCCACGAAACCCGCGGGGCACGACATCCCCACCGCGGACACCCAATGATGACCGCGCGCCAGGGCGATCCGCTCGTCGGCGTCGACCACGGCCATGATGACGACGGGGTCCGTCCGCGGGTAGTGCTCGGTGTCGCAGCCCGGGCAGCGCCGCAACCAGCCCGCCGCGGCGAGCGAGGTGGCCGTGCCGCAGCGGCCGCAGTAGCCGTGCAACCGGTGCCAGCGCCCCACCCCCAACCCGATGGCCATCGCCTCGGCGTCCGGCACCGACAGCGCCGGGGTCGCCTCGCGCCAGGGGGTCCAGCCGTCCTCCGGCGTACCGGCCGTGCCGTGCACCCGCACGAGCCGCCGCGATCCCTCCGGGCCGCCCACCCAGATCGTCAGGACCTCAGGGCCGGCGTCGCCGCTCTCGGGCCGTCGCCAGGCCAGCCCGCGGCGGTCCTCCCGCAGCCGCACCTCCAGACCGGACACGTCGCACACGCGAGTCCCCGGCGCCGCCAACGCGACGCTGTCGGCGTCGTCGGAGAGTCGATCGTGGCCGCGCCGATCCCAGCCGGACTGCTGGAGCCAGAGGTCGCGGACGGCGGGGTACGGCGGGCCGGGCGGGGTCACGGGCCAAGCCTAGGGACCACGACGCCCGGACCCGAGACCGGCGCTACAGCAGGCCCCGGCGAGCGCCCTCGGCGGCCGCCGCCCCCCGGGTCTGGGCGCCGAGCTTGGCGAGGATGTTCGACACGTGCACGCTCGCCGTCTTCGTGCTGATGAACAGCTCCTTGCCGATCTGGCCGTTGGTCCGGCCCAGGGCGAGCAGGGCGAGGACCTCCAGCTCGCGGGCCGTCAGCGGGCTCGCGGCCCGGGTGACGCCGCCGGTGCTGGGCCCGTCGGCAGTGCCGGCGCCGGGCGCGGTCTCGGTGTCGAGGCCAGACGACGACCCCCGCGTCAGCGCGTCGAGCTCCGCCAGAAGAGCCCGCGCCCCCAACGCCTCGGCCACCGAGCGGGCCGCGGCCGCCTCCGTCGCCGCCCCAGCGAGATCCCCGGCGGCGGCCAGCGCCTCGGCGAGCCGGGCCCGGCAGCGGGCGGTCTCGTACCCGTGGCCGTAAGCGGCCATCGCCGCCTGCGCGGCGCGCCAGGCCGCCACCTCGTCCTCCGCCGCAGGCGCCAGGGCCCTCGCCTCGGCCAAGGCCGTGGCGGCGGTCGGGCCGGCCCCGGCACCAAGGCGACGCAGCAGCCGGCACCAGTCGGCCGCGAGCCGCAGGGCCCACGCCCGGCTTTCGGCCCCGACGTAGTGGTCCGACTGGGCGACGCGGCCGGCGGCGCGCCCGACGAGCGGCGCGAGGAGGCTGACGATCTCCGGCACGGCCGGCTCGGGGACGGCGGTGGTGGCGCTCGGGCCAGCGGTGGAGGCGCTCGGGCCGGGGGTGGTGGCGATCGGGCTGGCGATGCCGCCGACGCCGACCGCGGTCAGGCGGACCACCCCTTGGTAGTCAGTGCCCCACAACCGATCCAGCGTGTCGATGCCGGCGTTCAGCAGCCGCGCGGCACCGAGGGGATCGCCGGAGGCCGCGAGCGACTCGACGCCCCCGACGCAGGTGAGGAGGGTGACCAGCCCGTCGTACGGCCACCACCGACCCAACATGCTCAGCTCGGTCTCCGAGATCGACTCCCCCCGCGCCACGCGCAGGACCAGCCCGCCGGCGGCGATCAACGCCTGACTCACGTCCGAGACCATCGCCACGGGCAGGTCGAGCAGCCGGGCGGCCCGCTCCCAATCCCCCAGCTCGAAGCTGTAGACGCCCTCCAGCAGACGGCATTCGGTCGCCCAGGGAGCCCATGGCCGGTGTCGACGCTCCGCGACCTCGCGACCCTCCGCGAGCATGGCGCGGGCCCGGCGGAGGTCGCCGCCGCGGTGGTAGACGCCCGCGAGGTTGTGGCAGACCCGGATGAGGACCGGGTCGTCCAGGCCCGTCAGCTCGGCCCGGACGGCCTCCAGGTGCGCGCCCATCGCGGCCGTGTCCTTCTCCGCCTCGATCACGCGGCCGAGGATCGCCCTCGCCTCCGTGCCGACCCGGGGCAGCTCGTACACCTCCGCGAGACGGGTGATCTCGTCGGTCAGCGCCAGCGATTCGGCGTAGCGGTAGTCGTCCACCAGCGCCTGCAGCCGGGCCAACCGGACCCGACACTGCAGGTGCGGGGGCGCGTCGGCGGGTAACAGCTCCAGCGCCTCGGCGGTCGTGCCCAGGGCGTCGAACGGCGAGTCGAGGATCCGGGCCTTGAGCGCCAGCAGGGCCAACAGCCCCGCGCGCTGCTGCGCGGTCTGGCTCGCGCCGGGGTGTTCGATCCGGTCCTTGATGAGCAGGAATGCTCGCAGCGTGTTGCCCGAGGCGGTCGCGGCGCCTGCGGCGAGTTCGGTGATCCGGTCCCGGTCCGGGTCGTCGGCGGCGAGCCAGCCCAGGGCACGCTCGTAGTGCGCCAACCCGTCCGCGGGCCCGCCCACCCGCATGGCCTCCTGTCCGGCGCGCACCGCGGCCGCCACCGCGACCTCGTCGTCACCGGCCGCATGGGAATGGCGGGCGAGGTCGGCGTCGGTGCCGAGGTCGGGTCGGCTCAGCAGGGCGGCGGCGTACGCCGCGTGCAGCCGGGTCCGCTCCGCCGGCAACAGGTCGTCGTACGACGTCTCCGCCAGGAGGGCGTGCCGGAAGGCGAGGTCGGCGTCGGCCCGGACCACCAGCTGCCGGTCGAGAGCCTCCCGCAGCGCCGCGTCGAGCGCGCCGGGGTCCCAGTCCGTGACCGCCCCGAGCAGGTCGGCCGAGACCGACCGCCCGGCCACCGCCATCGTCCGCACCACCGCGCGGGCGTCCTCGCCGAGGCTGTCGACCCGCAGCCAGAGCACCCGGCCCAGGTCCCCGGACACCGTGGCGCCGCCGGCGACCAGCTCTTCGGCGAAGAACGCATTGCCCTCGGCGCGCTCCACCACGTCAGCCACCACGGCGGGATCGCCCGGCGCGCCGGCGAGCCCGGCCACCAACGTGCGCATGTCGTCGTCGGGCAGCGCGCCGAGCTCGAAGCGCGTCACCCGCGGCAGCCGTGCCCACACCCCGAGCGTCTCGTACAGCGGGTGGCGGCGGTGCAGGTCGTCCGAGCGGTACGAGGCCACGAGCCCCACCGGCGCCGAAAACCCCCTGGTGAACAGCACGGACAGCAGGTCGCGGGACGAGTTGTCCGCCCAGTGCACGTCCTCGACCACGGCCAACAGCGGGCGACGGCGCGCCACGGCCTCCAGGCAGGCGTGCACGGCGGCGGCCATGCGGGCCGGATCGGGCGGTACGTCGGGTGCGGTCGACGCCTCGGCGCCGAGCCCCGGCAGGAGGCGGCCGAGCGCGGGGTGCGCGGCGGCGACCTGCGCGACCGCGTCGGGCTCGGCGGCCGCCAGCTCGCCGACGAGGTCGGCAAAGGGGAGGTACGCCGGGGCCGCCCCGGCGAGTCCGACGCAGTAGCCGGCCACCACCAGGACGCCCTCCTCCGCGACCGCGTGGGCCGCGGCGGCGAGCAGCCGCGACTTTCCGATCCCTGCGTCCCCGGACAGCAGGACGATGCCGCCTCCGCCGG from Austwickia sp. includes the following:
- the nudC gene encoding NAD(+) diphosphatase, whose translation is MTPPGPPYPAVRDLWLQQSGWDRRGHDRLSDDADSVALAAPGTRVCDVSGLEVRLREDRRGLAWRRPESGDAGPEVLTIWVGGPEGSRRLVRVHGTAGTPEDGWTPWREATPALSVPDAEAMAIGLGVGRWHRLHGYCGRCGTATSLAAAGWLRRCPGCDTEHYPRTDPVVIMAVVDADERIALARGHHWVSAVGMSCPAGFVDAAESLEDAVRREVAEELGLTVTEVSYAGSQPWPAAAQLMVAMVARVDDPTLAIDPGEVSAARWFTRAELDAALAAGEVTLPAAYAAGRWLVEAWLGHRVPDDYATVYSRAPY
- a CDS encoding AAA family ATPase, which encodes MPLYAPATPLIGRRDDLDRLRRALDLTGGGGIVLLSGDAGIGKSRLLAAAAHAVAEEGVLVVAGYCVGLAGAAPAYLPFADLVGELAAAEPDAVAQVAAAHPALGRLLPGLGAEASTAPDVPPDPARMAAAVHACLEAVARRRPLLAVVEDVHWADNSSRDLLSVLFTRGFSAPVGLVASYRSDDLHRRHPLYETLGVWARLPRVTRFELGALPDDDMRTLVAGLAGAPGDPAVVADVVERAEGNAFFAEELVAGGATVSGDLGRVLWLRVDSLGEDARAVVRTMAVAGRSVSADLLGAVTDWDPGALDAALREALDRQLVVRADADLAFRHALLAETSYDDLLPAERTRLHAAYAAALLSRPDLGTDADLARHSHAAGDDEVAVAAAVRAGQEAMRVGGPADGLAHYERALGWLAADDPDRDRITELAAGAATASGNTLRAFLLIKDRIEHPGASQTAQQRAGLLALLALKARILDSPFDALGTTAEALELLPADAPPHLQCRVRLARLQALVDDYRYAESLALTDEITRLAEVYELPRVGTEARAILGRVIEAEKDTAAMGAHLEAVRAELTGLDDPVLIRVCHNLAGVYHRGGDLRRARAMLAEGREVAERRHRPWAPWATECRLLEGVYSFELGDWERAARLLDLPVAMVSDVSQALIAAGGLVLRVARGESISETELSMLGRWWPYDGLVTLLTCVGGVESLAASGDPLGAARLLNAGIDTLDRLWGTDYQGVVRLTAVGVGGIASPIATTPGPSASTAGPSATTAVPEPAVPEIVSLLAPLVGRAAGRVAQSDHYVGAESRAWALRLAADWCRLLRRLGAGAGPTAATALAEARALAPAAEDEVAAWRAAQAAMAAYGHGYETARCRARLAEALAAAGDLAGAATEAAAARSVAEALGARALLAELDALTRGSSSGLDTETAPGAGTADGPSTGGVTRAASPLTARELEVLALLALGRTNGQIGKELFISTKTASVHVSNILAKLGAQTRGAAAAEGARRGLL